Proteins encoded in a region of the Oryctolagus cuniculus chromosome 10, mOryCun1.1, whole genome shotgun sequence genome:
- the CBLN2 gene encoding cerebellin-2 has protein sequence MPAPGRGPRGPPLTMSGRPEARREPAGCGSCLGAALALLLLLLPACCPVRAQNDTEPIVLEGKCLVVCDSSPSADGAVTSSLGISVRSGSAKVAFSATRSTNHEPSEMSNRTMTIYFDQVLVNIGNHFDLASSIFVAPRKGIYSFSFHVVKVYNRQTIQVSLMQNGYPVISAFAGDQDVTREAASNGVLLLMEREDKVHLKLERGNLMGGWKYSTFSGFLVFPL, from the exons atGCCGGCGCCCGGCCGGGGCCCCCGCGGGCCGCCGCTGACCATGTCCGGGCGTCCGGAGGCGCGGCGCGAGCCGGCCGGCTGCGGCTCCTGCCTGGGGGCTgcgctggccctgctgctgctgctgctgcccgccTGCTGCCCGGTGCGGGCGCAGAACGACACGGAGCCCATCGTGCTGGAGGGCAAGTGCCTGGTGGTGTGCGACTCCAGCCCGTCGGCCGACGGCGCCGTCACCTCCTCGCTGGGCATCTCCGTGCGCTCCGGCAGCGCCAAGGTGGCCTTCTCCGCCACGCGCAGCACCAACCACGAGCCGTCCGAGATGAGCAACCGCACCATGACCATCTACTTCGACCAG GTATTAGTAAATATTGGCAACCATTTCGACCTTGCCTCCAGTATATTTGTAGCACCAAGAAAGGGGATTTATAGCTTCAGCTTCCACGTGGTCAAAGTGTATAACAGACAAACGATTCAG GTCAGTTTAATGCAAAATGGCTACCCGGTGATCTCGGCGTTTGCAGGCGACCAGGATGTCACCAGAGAAGCTGCTAGCAATGGTGTCCTACTGCTCATGGAAAGGGAGGACAAAGTGCATCTCAAACTGGAGAGGGGCAACCTCATGGGGGGCTGGAAGTACTCCACGTTCTCCGGCTTCTTGGTTTTTCCTCTATAG